The DNA window CTGATTCAGAGCCTTCCACGACTCAAACACCGCATCTCTCTTCCCGTCGATTCGCATCGCCGCCCGGTGCGCCTCGGCCTCTTCTGCGCCCATCTCCCGAGCGCAGCACAGCCGCAACAGTCCCTTGAACAATGCCGGCACCCGAACCACCAGGCTGCCCAGCACCGGGACGCCGAGAACCGCCGCGGGGAATGCCGGCAGAACGGCCGTGGTGTCGATCAGGGTGACGCTCTGCACCGCACCCGGGTGAGCCGACACGAAGGCGGccccggcgacgagggcggagTCGTGGAGCACGAGGTgcaccggcgcggcggcgagtccGAGCGCGTccacggcgcgggcgacggaCGCGGCCGCCTCGGCGGGCGCGTAGAGGGCGTGGGACGGGTCGGGGGCCGCAGGCTCCTGGAACGGCACCTCGCCGGTCTGGACGAGGTGCTCGAAGGCGTGGAAGACGCCGCGGTTCATGATCTCACGGAAAGGGTTCGCGCGGGGAGGGGCCGCGGGCGCCGGCGACATGCCCTGCCCGGggaggtcgacggcggcggcgaggaggccgcggGAGGAGAGCGACGGTAGGAGCCGGCGGAAGGAGAAAGATCCGGCAGCGAGGCCGGGTAGGATAAGAACGGCGGGGtgtcccgcggcggcggcggggcgcgaGGTGACGGCGAAGAGGTCGGGCCCGGGATGGAGCTTAAGCACGCTGCCCTCCGAGGTGTGGGAGCGGAggagcggcgggagcggcggtggggaggaagggaggaggtgcgggaggaggagcgcgaggagggagacggcggcggtgaggtaGAACCAGAAGGGGAGCGCGGAGGCGAGGGAGGGCGCgggtcggggcggcggcggtggtggccgggATGGGGGTGGGCTTGGGGGCGGCTCTTGgtcgggcgccgccgcgccggcggaggcggcgggcgcgggctgcgGCGGCATCGGTGGCTGGCTCGGAGTGGGGGAGGGCAgtgaggagaaagaaagaaaaaaagggtgGTCGGTTGCTTTGGAAAA is part of the Oryza brachyantha chromosome 11, ObraRS2, whole genome shotgun sequence genome and encodes:
- the LOC102712403 gene encoding protein AUXIN RESPONSE 4 encodes the protein MPPQPAPAASAGAAAPDQEPPPSPPPSRPPPPPPRPAPSLASALPFWFYLTAAVSLLALLLPHLLPSSPPPLPPLLRSHTSEGSVLKLHPGPDLFAVTSRPAAAAGHPAVLILPGLAAGSFSFRRLLPSLSSRGLLAAAVDLPGQGMSPAPAAPPRANPFREIMNRGVFHAFEHLVQTGEVPFQEPAAPDPSHALYAPAEAAASVARAVDALGLAAAPVHLVLHDSALVAGAAFVSAHPGAVQSVTLIDTTAVLPAFPAAVLGVPVLGSLVVRVPALFKGLLRLCCAREMGAEEAEAHRAAMRIDGKRDAVFESWKALNQSFDLKEWRGSSEAVRKLPMMVLWSGSWTDRWIDEGKMVVAALPDAKFVYHSGGRWPQEDAYDELSKLIAEFVTSLPPMRSQYIDQSSEEATAQE